GATTGATTTGATGGGAACCTTTCAAAGAACCTGACATCTCTTCAGGTTCAACAAGCTCAAGTCCCTGATCGTATAGGCTCTCAAGTTCATCAACCGCCTCAGAACCCTTGAAACTATCAAGTTTATCTAATTTCTCTTCTAAATCCCTTCTGTGCTGACTCTTAATATTTTCAACAGCCTGTTCTGGAGAAATTGCTACGTATTCCATCGGTTGAGAAGACTTAATTACGGCGAAACCTTTTTCGGCAAGAGACTCAAGAACATCGTAAGCCCTTGACCGCGGAACATTCGTCATCTCTGACAGCTTTCCAGCAGTCGAAACCCCTCTACTAATGAGTGCAGAGTAGATTTTTCTTTCGTACATATTCAATCCAATATCTTCTAACTTGTCCAGAGTCTCTTGACTTGCAACCATTTTTTTGTTACACCATACCTGTAAAACCTTTTTTTACGAGTAGTTATAAACCTTATCCGCAGTTTTACCACTCGCGAATCTAATGTTTGTTATCAGTAAGTAATAATTAATTAGAAGTGAAGATTTATAAAATACTCCTTGCTTTCCTGCTGATCTTGGTAACAATTCCATCCACTTTCTTGCCGTAAATTTTTCTATTTTCATTTATCCCTCTCCATTCCAGACCATCAAATACGCTATCAATCTGGTCCTCATAAGAATCATAGAAACAGATAGAGTTCAGACCAAACTTTGGATCTCTCTCAATCTCGTCATCAGTATAACCAAATAGAACAATCGCCAGCGGCTGCTTTCCAGAAGGTATATCCAGCTGATCTGCAACAACATCCTCTTCAAAGCCCCCGATCCATGTTGAACCAATACCTTCCTCCCGAGCCACCAATCTCATGTTCTGCGCTGCAATAGCTACCTCAGAATTAGACGCCTCACGGGAAAAATGGTTTCCTACATGTCGGGACATCCTATCTATATCCGCAACCAGTAAAACCGCGGTTGGAGCCTCTGAAACTCTTGAATCCCCGCTTGCCTCTTCTAGAAATTCAAGTTTTTGGTGATCCTCTACAACAATAAATTCTAGGCTCTGTACATTTTTAGGCGAGGGTGCCTGTCTTCCTGCCTCGAGAATTTTACCCATCTTCTTCCGGGGAATAACCTCATCCTTACAGCTGCGGAACGACTTCAGATCATTAACAAGTTCAAAGGCTGACATTACAAAATAAATATTGCACTCAGAGTTTAAACCTTTGATGACAAATATCAATTTATGAAATTCTCAAAACTGGTGCCGGTTTATCAGGAACTTGGTGAAACACAATCAACGCTGGAAAAGACGTCTATCCTAGCCGATTTATTCAAAGATAATCCTGATCAGCTGGAAAACCTTGTGCTTCTCTGTATGGGAAGACCATTTCCCTACTGGAAGAATCTTGATCTAGGTATTTCAAGCAACATAATGGTTGAGATAATTAAGGCATCGACAGGTAGAAGCGAGAAGGAGATAGAGGAAGTATGGAAAAAAGAGGGTGATCTAGGAATTGCAACAGAAAAAATGGTTGAGGGAAAGACCCAGCAACAGTTAATGACCAAAGAAGTGACTGTTGAGCGCCTAATAGAAAAGCTGGAAAAAATCGCGGAAATGGAGAAGGAAGGATTATCTGAGTCAGTGAGTCAGGATAAGAAAAAGAAGAATCTGGCGGAGCTGATCTCTTCCTCTGACCCGGTTGAGGCAAGGTATATTACCCGGATAATTCTTCAGACACTGAGGCTTGGGGTAGGGAAAGGAATAATAAGAGATGCGCTATCAGAAGCGTTTTTCGATGGAAAACATTCAGAGAAAATTCAGAGAGCCTATGATCTAACAAATGACTTCACAGAGGTCGCCAGAGCAAGTAAAGAAGGGGTTGAAGAACTGAAAAAACTAGAGATCGAGCTTTTCCGCCCGATTAACTCGATGCTCGCCAAGAAAGTTGATACAGTTGAGGAAGGATTTGAAGAGGTTGGCGAACCAGCAGCTATTGACTATAAGTTTGATGGCATGAGAGCTCAACTGCATAAGAAGGGTGATGAAGTCCAAATATTTACTCGGCGACTTGAAAACGTAACCGAACAGTTCCCGGAAGTGAAGACAGCGATCAAGAACAATATTGACTCAAAAGAGTGTATAATCGATGCAGAAATAGTTGCCTATGACCCGGATGATGGATCGACTATTCCTTTCCAGCAACTTTCCAAGAGAATTAAAAGGAAATACGATATACAGAGACTTAAGGAGGAAATACCTGTAGAGTTGAGGCCTTTTGATCTTATCTATGAACACGGATCAAAACTGGAGGAAGAATACCAGAACAGATGGGAACACCTTGAACAGATAGTTGAAGAAGAGAACCAAACTGTTAGGATGGCTAATCACAAGGAAACCAGTGACCCTGAAGAGGTACAGAAACTTCAGCAGAAAAGCCTCTCCGAAGGACATGAAGGTATCATGATGAAATCAATGAAGGCCAAGTACAAGCCCGGCAAACGTGTCGGATACATGGTAAAACTGAAACCTGTCATGGAGACACTTGACCTTGCTATAATAGGTGCAAAATGGAGCGAAGGAAGAAGAAGTGGGTGGCTGGGAAGACTGAAGCTTGGATGCTGGGACGAAAATGAACAGGAATACCTGATGATAGGTAGGATGGCGACCGGGCTAACCGACGAACAGCTCGAAGAGATAACGGAGAAGTTGAAGCCTCTAGTAGTTGAAGAAGATGGAAGGGAGGTAAAAGTAAAACCAG
This portion of the Nanohaloarchaea archaeon SW_7_43_1 genome encodes:
- a CDS encoding DNA ligase; this translates as MKFSKLVPVYQELGETQSTLEKTSILADLFKDNPDQLENLVLLCMGRPFPYWKNLDLGISSNIMVEIIKASTGRSEKEIEEVWKKEGDLGIATEKMVEGKTQQQLMTKEVTVERLIEKLEKIAEMEKEGLSESVSQDKKKKNLAELISSSDPVEARYITRIILQTLRLGVGKGIIRDALSEAFFDGKHSEKIQRAYDLTNDFTEVARASKEGVEELKKLEIELFRPINSMLAKKVDTVEEGFEEVGEPAAIDYKFDGMRAQLHKKGDEVQIFTRRLENVTEQFPEVKTAIKNNIDSKECIIDAEIVAYDPDDGSTIPFQQLSKRIKRKYDIQRLKEEIPVELRPFDLIYEHGSKLEEEYQNRWEHLEQIVEEENQTVRMANHKETSDPEEVQKLQQKSLSEGHEGIMMKSMKAKYKPGKRVGYMVKLKPVMETLDLAIIGAKWSEGRRSGWLGRLKLGCWDENEQEYLMIGRMATGLTDEQLEEITEKLKPLVVEEDGREVKVKPEVIIEAEYEEIQKSPNYDSGYALRFPRMKQFREDKDEADSLGKVENLYDGQ